attaCATAGCATTTTGTAAATTATAATGGGAATTATGGTGCTAGACATAGAAATCAAGCCATAGCTGCCCTATTCCTATATCCGCCCTGGCCAGATCCAATCGTGGGATGGGATGGGCTGGGCAGGGTATGCAATGCGAGAAGACGTGGACGGTCGGATGGACGTGGGGAGAAGGAAATCGTTATATCAAAAGTTAAGCTTTTAAgtattactccctccctccgttttaattttttttctctgatcaaagtcaaactactttaagttaacttaaaaagtttgattaagtttctaaaaaaataataacattttcaattcaagataaatttattatgaatacatattcaattatatattaatttaataaaactaatttgatattataaatattaatatgattttgctatatatttgtcgacaaattttctcacaaaaatttgacagatataattacagtacaatcgtagtgtaattacactgtaactataatgtaacttatacgtactttcaaaaatctctttgtaatatgttatttcggtaaaatggaggttgtgggaacaaatccttacacatatgtgtgtgctgtgatttttttcctcaccaaaacaaatcttgtaatagatttaacaattcaaaattacgtgaaacttatatatacaagttaagtcaaactactttaagtttaagtttgattaagtttgtaaaaaaataataacattttcaatttaagtttaagtttgattaagtttgtaaaaaaataataacattttcaattcaagataaatttattttgaatacATATtcaattatatattaatttaataaaactaatttgatattataaatattaatacgattttgctatatatttgtcgacaaattttctcccaaaaatttgacagttataattacagtacaatcgtagtgtaattacactgtaacttgcatgtaattacactgtaactatagtgtaacttgtacgTAACTTTCATAAATCTCTTTGTAATatgttatttcagtaaaatggaggttgtgggaacaaatccttacacatatgtgtgtgttgtgattttttttccttaccaaaacaaatcttgtaatagatttaacaatttaaaattacgtgaaacttatatatacaagttacactgtagttacatgcaagttacagtgtaattacatataagttgcagtgtaattacactacgattggactataattacatctgtcaaatttttaggagaaaatttgtcgacaaatgtataggtggtcccaaatatttgtctataaatttagtcaaacttaaaacagtttaattttaactaaagtcaaaaacatcttataaccatAAACGTtataaacagagggagtacataataaCAAATTTTTCGAGCAATAAATAACACACCAATGGTGTGCTCATCTATCAGGACACGGGACGTAGCTTCTTCTCGTTTGGGCACCCAACAAGCAAGGATACCATCGATCATCTCAATTAAGCTATAATGGCCATCTTCACCGCGCACTGGCGAAAGGCGGAGCTCGTGGCACCGGCGAGGCCAACCCCGCACGAGCACAAGGTCCTCTCCGACATTGACACCCAGCGTGGACTGCAGTTCTACACCGCCGGAGTCGAGTTCTTCCGTCGCCGCCATCACGCTGCGGCCGTCTTCTCCGGTGGTGACGACGACAATAGCGGTGACCTGGTGGGTATCATCAGAGCAGCGCTGGCGGAGGCGCTGGTGAGCTTCTACCCACTGGCCGGCCGCCTCCGGGAGCTCCCCGTCGTcgcaggtggaggaggaggaggaggtaagCTGGTTGTGGAGTGCACGGCGGAAGGGGTGGTTTTCGTggaggccgacgccgacgtgcgGTTGCAGGAGCTCGTCCACGGCCAGCCGCTGGGCCCTCCGTACCCGTGCGTGGAGGAGCTCCTCTGCAGCAACCTCGTCGGCGAACCTGACGTCGTCCTTGGCAAGCCACTGCTCTTCCTGCAGGTAGATATGTAGTATATTCAACGTAACCACGTTTTACTATAATGCTGCGTTTTCTGactacttatcttttttttacatatagcGTTTTAGTTCTATTAAAagattatataaatattatttattttgttgtgacatgTTCTACCATTAAAGAAACTTAACTGAGGTATAACTTGTAATTTCGCATAATTACTCTAACTAATTTTTTAACCACACCAATGGTTAGACATTATTAGAATATTTAATGGTGAATGGAGGTTGTATAATCTTGATTTTCTCCATGGACGGGCAGTTAAGTAGATATCTTATGAACTCGAATATTTATAAAACCTCAAAACCTCCCAACTTCCGGTGAAGCtaatttctactccctccaagttgataatacttgtttTAGACAAgagtgaggtcaaactttagaatatttgattataaataattttttaaaatatttttctttcaaatatggtgattACATGTATAGGCCTCGTTTAGAtcaaaaaaattttggcaaaaaaacgtcacatcaaatgtttttaCATATGCATGGGGTATTAAAGgtgagaaaaaaatcaattgcacaatttgcatgtaaattgcgagacaaatcttttgagcctaattacaccatgatttgacaatgtgatgctatagtaaacatttactaatgatagattagttaggcttaataaatttgtctcaccGTTTActgacggaatctgtaatttgtcttgttattagtctatgtttaatacttcaaatgtgtgttcgtacatattataatggaaaataatcgtcaaattttttttagatcgtgctcttgtccaaaacgacaagtattatcaaatCAAAGAGTGTAATTGATGATACGAGCAATCAAAAAGAAATGTTTAATATGTATTAATTACAGCGtgatatctatctattatctattatattatatactcaaagtccattaaacttcctacaaacactctcaaTTGGCCATGTAAGACTCCTAAAAACACTCGCAAGTCGTCATGTGGCATCTAACTATCACTTTCCTTTAAATAAGGTGGACccattaaattaaatttatcaaaaaaggaaaaaccacGTTCCACCGTTTCCATCTTGTACGTGGTACTGGTGCACGTACCTATGTACGTTAGTCCTCCGCCTCACGCTCAACCTCCACTCCTATTATCTCTCTCCTTTATATGTGTTGTATTAGAAAGAATTAAAATgtttttctagaatttattaaatttattagagcaccatgTGGTGACATAGGAGTATTTGTAGGCGCCACATGACAACTTGAGAGCGTTAATTTTTTGGgtttcatattatttttatttatgatATGTGTTGTTAATCATGTGCTTTCAAAATATTTATGATTTTCCCATACAAATGTATCGTGAGTGTCAAATAGCTGGTCCAAATTAATGCATTTCCTTTACATGGTAAATATAATTGTAAATTTGTTGTAAATAAAAAATGTATGTGGAAAAAAATTAGTCATATGATTTAGATCTTTAGTTGTTTTATTTATTAACAGAATTAAccaattatatttatatttaaaagGCCCACACACATGCCATTCATACGTGGCTGTTAGTACGTACTTCATACACCGGGTCCCACGTTCCtccatttctttttctctttttcattCACATGAGATAAAAACCGAATTAATTATTTCAGCCCATAGATATTAATTCCagcccatatatatataagtacatGTACTACGTATTTAGTATGGTTGGCCCCACGTCgtccctctttttcttttatttttctttttcactcaCATGTCATAAAACCCAAATTAATTGTTCCACCTCATATTTGTAAAAGTATATGTTATTTTAAGTTGTATTAGGCAAAACACATCATCAAAACAttcataaaatataaataaatgaatactatgcactatatatatatcacttaaAAATCTAAATACATATATTAAATTAGACTTACATTTTCAAAAAATTACTTACTCCATACTgttaaaatattaatatatcaAAATGAGGTTAGTAAATTTATTACGTATTGcatgtttttctttatttatatattattaaaaattaagtatcaaatatattattttgacaTCGTGTCGTTGTCCTTTGTCTCCTACTTTAAACTCCGTTCGATCAAGCTCATTGGGTGAGCTTATCCAGGGCGCGTGGAATGATGCAAGTCATTAGCACaagattaattgagtattaaatattaaaaaataaaaataaatttacttgatttttttaaaaaaaacttttatataaaaggTATTTGCAAAACAtgtataccgtttagcagtttcgAGAAACATGCTCAATATAAATAAGAGAGAGTAGCCAATTCGATAAGCACAGAACACAAccttaaatttattacttagGTACTAAAACATTAATACGTAGTATACAATATACATGATCAATCATAACCTTAAATATCAAACGTATGTCATCACTGATCTCTATATATGTAAGCTGTATCTCCGTATACAATATACTCTATATACAAGCCAATGTCCACTAATCGCTAAATAATATTACTCGTAATCATGCACAATACACCAACGGTTAGCTCATATCCAATGATCACGTGTGTCATTCAGCACCAAGGATAAAGGGTGATACTAGGTGCGCAACCATCAAGAAATTATAAGTAAATAGAAGATGCAGACAATCTACTACAAACAATAGTTGACTACAAGTACATTACAACTGTGAGTAATACTATTCCTACActtctacaaatgctcctaagaTGCCACgtgatgctctaataaattagaaagaatctatgaaaaatatataaaaaagtaaaaCATTTATCCATCAATTtataattaaatcaataatccattattttcaaccattaaattAGATATACTAAAGTAATCTCTATATGCTAAAAACTGTAGAATTCTCTACATACGTACACAACTCCTACATAAGTACGTACACAAGagatctaaaaagaaaaaaaaaggaaagagtgtGTGTATATTATCCATCCCATCTGGTAGATTTCTCTTTCTTTCCGGCTCTAAGATTTTTCAAAATTGAGGATATATAAATGTAGTAACCACTCTTACCGAGGTGGTAAAACAAGCCAAGCCATGGCGCTGCCTTACACCACTCATTGCTCCACCCTCTTCCCGTTGATTttcttgaaagtattttttttactaataatgTAAAAGGCAATCATATGAACTCATATAAATATGTGCAGATACACACTATGAGTACACATGCGTACACCGTATCACTAtgttagaaaaatatatgtctaaaaaagaaaaatatttttatgtcaTTCTCATCCAAATAGTGTTAACAAATTAGCACAAATTCCAACACATATTAAACCATACGTACATGCATAGAAGAATTAGATGTATAATACAAGTAAAAACATCAAAACCCTAAGTTAGCAAATGATCATCGTGTGAGcaaatatttttatgtggtcCTTGCCAATGAAGATATTAAATAATCGAATTATCAATcgtgctatttttttaaaaaaaatatgtctatACTACTAAAATTTACCACTATTGATTAACACCATAAACGCATTATGTCTACTCTATACAAAAATCAACTCAAGACGCAAAAAACCATTTTTCATTATCTCCATCTTCTTTCACTCATTCCCTAAACGGTGATAAGCATGGGTCTCAACTGGCTACGCTATAGTAAACTATGTAGGAGTATGCATTATTCACTTGAGGTGGTCCAAGTTAGAGATTACCATTAAAAATAGAGTTTAACTGGCCTACTTACTGATAAAATTGTGCTTCACACTTGTCTTGAGAAGCACGACTAAATCAATACGAGACCCATGAATTAAGGTATTAGAGAAAAACCCTTAGCGGCTAAAGTCGGCTTCACCCGGTCGTTAGAGGGGCATTCATATATAAGTTTAATGATTTTATCCTATTAATTGGTAGAAGCggtatttttaaatattaatatatagatTTGGAAACATGTGAGACATGGGCACTTGGGTATGATGTGGAGATTAACTTTTTATGACATTAATGATATATTGGGTTTATTTTTAGGTATAACTGCAATTCCATCTATTAATATGACACTCATATTTCAAGACAATGATAATAAGTAGTGGTGATAGACGCatttacatactccctccgtactcataaaggaagtcgttttggacagcgacaagGTCTCGaaaacacaattttgacttcttatttctataagaatatttattgaaaagtgatatattgatacttttatgaaagtatttttcaagacaaatatatttatgtaagttttgaattttcaaactcaacaacttgagagttattcatgatttatattcccaatgttttgacttaaacattgtcctaaataatttcctttacgagtacggagggactATAACCGGCACATAGTAATTTTTTGTTTGGGTATGATAGGAATTCTTATAATTTACTATATTTAAATCTATCATCTATTTCTTATAGTGAATATGGTGAGATAGGGCTTCTTTTAGTATTATTTTCATAGacaataaataaattgcccgcgtATCTGCACGGGCTTCCTTCCTAGTTATTAATATAATTTAAAGTTGTTTGATGCACCAATTTTGGAAATAcctaattttcaattaaaaaattcAGTGAAGAATTGCCTTAAGAGAGAAAGTATCTATCAGGGTGAGGAAACAAAATTTACACAAAAGCAGTGTTTAAAATGATGCACGTTTGATTTCTGAACTACGGATTTGGCCGGTCTGATTTTAACCATTCAAGTACAAAACGAGCTACTGTTGGTATCTTGGCTATATCAAAACCGTCTATAGTAGTAAACGGTATCATATTCGAGCGATAAAAATTGGGTAAAAgactatatctatatatttaaGGGATCAAATGTGAaccttttcaaaaatatatagtaCTCTAGTATCTCCTTGAGGGACTATAAAAAAACTCATGGCAAACATGTTTTTGTttactaaaatatatatataactctAGTATGACACAAATTTCGCTAAATTTAACCATTTTCttgataaattaaaaaaaatcagctagCAGAACAAACTACCAGGAGTCAGAAATAATGCTAAACTTAACATATATGCAAGTCGGATGCAACAAAGGCTTTAAATATTGGgctatagctgtttgagaagAGTCTAGCAACTTGTTCAATTTAGCCACCATTAGTATCTACTCACTAAGCCTGATTTAATCTGCTATTAGCTGTTTGAAAAGGTCAATACATGTTTTAGCCAGCTATTTAAAACACTATGTACAACACCAATATATCCCTTTGCTCACCATTACGATTGCATGTACACATACACAGGTGACACGACTCAGAAACAACGAAGGGTTCTGTATTGGCTACCACTACTGCCACACCATCACCGACGCATTCGGCATGGCCCAGCTGCTCGACACCATCTACCGcctcgcgcgcggcgacggcgatcccCTCACCAATCCACCGGTCTGGGAGAGGGAGCGCCTTGTCGTCGCGCCGTCTGCCTCGCCACGCATCACCCACTATGAGCACCCGGCGTATGAGCCGCTGCCCATCTcatcctccgccgcggcggcccagGACGACGTCGTGCGGATGACGCCGCGCGAGCAGATGGTTACCCGCTACTTCTACCTCGGCCCAACGGAGATGGCAGCCATGCGTGGCCATGTTCGGTCATCGGCCACCGTCTTCGAGCTCGTCACCGCCGCGCTGTGGCGGTGCCGCACGGCGGCGCTGGAGTACGCGGCCAAGCAGCGCGTGCGCGTCCTGGTCATGTCGAGCGCGCGCTGGAGCTGGAAGCGCGACCCGCCGCTACCACGCGGCTTCTACGGCAACATGCTCGTGCCGCAGATCGCCGAGGCCACCGTCGGCGAGCTGTGCGGCTTGCCACTCGCCCACGCGGTGGAGCtcgtgaggaggaggaagttCGCCGTGACGGACGAGTACATGCGGTCCATGCTCGACATGCTGGCGCGGCGTAGTCGGCCGTTCTTCAACCTAGACTGGACGTTCGTGGTGGCTGACGCCGGTGGCCTTGGCCGTAGCATGGGCGAAGCGGCCACTGCCACGGTCGGCAGGTGGGAGCGTGTTGGGGGCGGCATCACGGCGGCCGGACAGGTGATTGCGGCGAGCCTATATAGCTGCTATGAGAGGTGCAGGCGGGGAGCAGGAGAGGAAGCCGCCGTGGTGTCCATGTGCTTGCCAGCGCCGGCAATGGAGAGGTTCGCGCGGGAGATCACGGTGTGCTCCAGCTCAGTAATGAGCGCCATCTAGTTAGTACATCCAGACCAACTGGTGGCAAGTTGATCGGGCTTCGTCGTGTTACTATGCATGGCGATGGGGCATGGACCAGGATCCTCTGCAGTTAAAATCACATGATTTTATTAGTGACACGTAGACCCGATGACTTTGTCCCTAGGTCCACATATCAGTGACAAAGGCACTGTGCATTAGCAAGATACAGTGCTGCTCATACCAAACGCCATTGGACTGGAGTTAAAAATGTCTTTCGATATCCTAATGGCACAAGAGATCTTggaattttctttaaaaagaacCAGGATTCGACTTTAATTGGGTATACTGATGCTGGCTATCTATCTGATCCCCACAACACCAGATCACAAGGTGGGATTGCTATTTCATGGAAGTCTTCTAAACAGACTCTGATAGCCACTTCCACAAATCATTCTGAAATAATGACATTATATGAGGCATCACGTGAATGTGTATGGCTTCGTAGAATAACCACATATTAACATTTTGTGGTATTGGTTCATTAGAATCACCTACCATTATCTATGAAGATAATGCCGCTTGTGTTGTTCAGATAGAAACTTGTTATATTAAGAGCAACATCACTAAGCATATTGCTCCTAAATTATTTTATCCTCATGAGCTTTAGTAACATGGAGAGATAAATATCTTGCAAACTAAGTCATGCGATAATCTTACTGATTTATTCACAAAATCTCTGCCATACTCCACATTCTTTAAATGTGTAGAAGGAATTGGTATGAGACGACTTAAAATTTTGCAGGATTTCAGGGGGAGTACCTCCCTCTGGAAAATAACCTATTTTCATCATATTATACCCTTTATCCTTTGTATGAGTTTTACCCTTTAGGTTTTCTCATCCAAATTTTTTAACGATGTAATATCAACATAAGTTATATGTCTTATCATTTTGGTTTTCTCCACTGGGGTTTTTACTAAATGATAATTGTAGATATTATACTATTTTTCGATCATACAATGAGCTTTACTCATAACGATCTAAAAATAGTCAATTATATATCACGGTTCTCTCCTTatttttcccactgggttttcGAGGAGTTTTACGTGATGTATTTAATATACTAACTGTAATTATTTCTAAGATTATCTTTACAGATATCTGGAACACTAAATGAGCAATGATCAAAGCATTCGATCAAGGGGGAGTGTTATGAAATATTTGAGTGATCTCATCCATCTATATGGATAGAGCAGTAACCAATTCATGGGCACGACGGTTGTGTGGTGCCCCACATCTTCTCGCCCTCACGGCGATTCTAGCAACGGACGCGATGGTTCCCAAACGATCGCGTCTTCGGTTGCCGCCTCACTCCCCCTATATATTGTAACTACTGTTATCAATAAAGGATCCGCTCATTCATTCCCTTTACATTCCCTCTCGCTCCCATCAATTCTATTCACTATAGAACTCACACTACCTTAGTTTT
Above is a window of Oryza sativa Japonica Group chromosome 10, ASM3414082v1 DNA encoding:
- the LOC107276533 gene encoding acyl transferase 1, with the translated sequence MAIFTAHWRKAELVAPARPTPHEHKVLSDIDTQRGLQFYTAGVEFFRRRHHAAAVFSGGDDDNSGDLVGIIRAALAEALVSFYPLAGRLRELPVVAGGGGGGGKLVVECTAEGVVFVEADADVRLQELVHGQPLGPPYPCVEELLCSNLVGEPDVVLGKPLLFLQVTRLRNNEGFCIGYHYCHTITDAFGMAQLLDTIYRLARGDGDPLTNPPVWERERLVVAPSASPRITHYEHPAYEPLPISSSAAAAQDDVVRMTPREQMVTRYFYLGPTEMAAMRGHVRSSATVFELVTAALWRCRTAALEYAAKQRVRVLVMSSARWSWKRDPPLPRGFYGNMLVPQIAEATVGELCGLPLAHAVELVRRRKFAVTDEYMRSMLDMLARRSRPFFNLDWTFVVADAGGLGRSMGEAATATVGRWERVGGGITAAGQVIAASLYSCYERCRRGAGEEAAVVSMCLPAPAMERFAREITVCSSSVMSAI